The following are from one region of the Stigmatella ashevillena genome:
- a CDS encoding WD40 repeat domain-containing protein — MWRRYPQWLEAGEPDGDPLGAPMLWPDGRHIAANGLGRIFLWSLATGECTRVLKTGAIFRDGEPSFRLAGEAALGRVLEAHKIRGLAIWDSKDWRRVQTFEGHGEEVQAAAFVKEDRVVSISGDSSARLWDAWTGEPLNTLETGPLYALAHAPARGLVAVGGSNGAVHLLEGLTLNVRALFHLRVATARHEPLGAERKKQIGIVWNRPSNTLRALAWHPDGEHLLCGSWDFVARMFHSRTGRVVRQWQGHAHWVNSVAVEPARGLLCTGSSDGTVRVWSLDSTECLAVHDVGHANLGGLLVHDRTLYVTCQRELLSVPLDY; from the coding sequence ATGTGGCGCCGGTATCCCCAATGGCTCGAGGCGGGCGAACCCGACGGAGATCCGCTCGGGGCGCCGATGCTGTGGCCCGACGGGCGTCATATCGCCGCGAACGGGCTCGGGCGCATCTTCCTCTGGAGTCTAGCGACCGGTGAGTGCACGCGGGTCCTGAAGACGGGCGCCATCTTCCGGGATGGAGAGCCTTCGTTCCGGCTGGCGGGTGAAGCCGCGCTGGGCCGCGTGCTCGAGGCGCACAAGATCCGCGGCCTGGCCATATGGGACTCCAAGGACTGGCGACGCGTGCAGACCTTCGAGGGCCATGGCGAGGAGGTCCAGGCCGCCGCGTTCGTCAAAGAGGACCGCGTCGTCTCCATCAGCGGCGACAGCAGTGCGCGGCTGTGGGACGCATGGACGGGCGAGCCCCTGAACACGCTGGAGACCGGACCGCTCTACGCGCTCGCGCATGCTCCCGCCCGGGGCCTCGTCGCCGTGGGCGGAAGCAACGGCGCCGTGCACCTGCTCGAAGGCCTCACGCTCAACGTCCGCGCCCTCTTCCACCTCCGCGTGGCCACCGCGCGCCATGAGCCCCTCGGCGCCGAGCGCAAAAAGCAGATCGGCATCGTGTGGAACCGCCCGTCGAACACCCTCCGGGCGCTGGCCTGGCACCCCGACGGAGAGCACCTCCTTTGCGGGTCCTGGGACTTCGTGGCCCGCATGTTCCACAGCCGCACCGGCCGCGTCGTGCGGCAATGGCAGGGCCATGCGCACTGGGTGAACTCCGTCGCGGTGGAGCCCGCGCGCGGGCTGCTGTGCACCGGGAGTTCCGATGGCACCGTGCGCGTCTGGTCGCTCGACTCCACCGAGTGCCTCGCCGTGCACGACGTCGGCCACGCAAACCTGGGCGGCCTGCTGGTGCACGACCGGACGCTCTACGTGACGTGTCAGCGGGAGCTGTTGTCGGTGCCTCTGGACTATTAG
- a CDS encoding IS1182 family transposase has product MGITRWRPPEPLTEQEEQFVKRMGRKGKLFAFLRQHRHELLDEAFQEELEGMYRDTGAGKEPVPPGLMAMATLLQGYLGASDATMVELTVFDLRVQMVLDCLGQTEPAFSQGAFYDFRHRLIREHMDQRLLERTVEVARQRMSWDARQTKSLLKVAIDSKPLEGAGRVEDTINLLGHAARKVVMCVAKHLEIPMSLVCQEAGIPVLLESSVKKALDVDWNEREQKARALQKLYKQVECLKKWLRKNLPEQVKQEPLSEHLKTLEQVSGQNLEPDPNGGGMRIRRGVAEDRRVSIEDGQMRHGRKSQSKRFNGYKQHIATELEGNLILACEVTPANRPEQEATQALQKDIERQGLQIQELYIDRGYINSPVVEEVQKKGGEVVCKAWGSQNGELFAKSAFQLNMSRRTVTCPAGQTQPFKLGHVVEFEAQKCASCPLREKCTSAAPGKGRTVSIAENESLLHQLRKLTKSSAGRACLRQRVSVEHRLAHLSRRQGPRARYRGVRKNVFDLRRAAALQNIESWQRLSAPSLQKGGPVTGS; this is encoded by the coding sequence ATGGGGATCACGCGGTGGAGGCCCCCCGAGCCATTGACTGAGCAAGAAGAGCAGTTCGTGAAGAGGATGGGGAGAAAGGGAAAGCTGTTTGCGTTCCTGCGCCAACATCGCCACGAGCTGTTGGATGAAGCCTTTCAGGAAGAACTGGAAGGGATGTATCGGGACACCGGAGCGGGAAAGGAGCCAGTGCCGCCGGGACTGATGGCGATGGCGACCCTGTTACAGGGCTACCTGGGCGCCTCGGACGCCACGATGGTGGAACTGACGGTGTTCGACCTGCGAGTGCAAATGGTGCTGGATTGCCTGGGACAAACAGAGCCTGCTTTCAGCCAGGGAGCCTTCTACGACTTCCGGCACCGTCTCATTCGGGAGCACATGGACCAGAGGCTGTTGGAAAGAACGGTGGAGGTGGCACGCCAGCGGATGAGCTGGGATGCGCGCCAAACCAAGAGCCTGTTGAAAGTGGCCATCGACTCGAAGCCGTTGGAGGGAGCGGGGCGAGTGGAGGATACGATCAACCTGTTGGGGCATGCGGCGCGCAAGGTGGTGATGTGCGTGGCCAAGCACTTGGAAATTCCAATGAGTTTGGTGTGCCAAGAAGCAGGCATCCCAGTGCTGCTGGAGTCGAGCGTGAAGAAAGCGCTGGATGTGGACTGGAACGAGCGGGAGCAAAAAGCCCGAGCGCTCCAGAAGTTGTACAAGCAGGTGGAGTGCTTGAAGAAGTGGCTGAGAAAGAATCTGCCGGAGCAGGTAAAGCAGGAGCCGCTTTCCGAGCACCTGAAGACGCTGGAGCAGGTGAGTGGCCAGAATCTGGAGCCAGACCCAAACGGAGGAGGAATGCGCATCCGCCGGGGAGTGGCCGAAGACAGGCGTGTGTCCATTGAAGATGGGCAAATGCGCCACGGCCGCAAGAGTCAGAGCAAGCGTTTCAACGGCTACAAGCAGCATATCGCCACGGAGTTGGAGGGGAACCTCATCCTTGCGTGTGAAGTGACGCCCGCGAATCGTCCCGAGCAGGAGGCAACACAAGCGCTCCAGAAGGACATCGAGAGGCAGGGATTACAGATTCAAGAGCTGTATATAGACAGAGGGTATATCAACAGCCCCGTAGTGGAGGAGGTACAGAAGAAAGGCGGCGAGGTAGTCTGCAAGGCTTGGGGCAGCCAGAACGGAGAGCTGTTCGCCAAGTCCGCTTTCCAGTTGAACATGAGCCGACGGACGGTGACGTGCCCTGCTGGGCAGACTCAGCCCTTCAAGCTGGGCCATGTGGTGGAGTTTGAGGCACAGAAGTGCGCGAGCTGTCCGCTTCGAGAGAAGTGCACGAGTGCTGCACCCGGCAAAGGCAGGACGGTGTCCATCGCTGAGAACGAGTCTCTTCTGCACCAGCTACGCAAGCTGACGAAGAGTTCTGCTGGGCGAGCGTGCTTGCGCCAGCGCGTCAGCGTCGAACACCGATTGGCTCATCTGTCGCGAAGGCAGGGGCCTCGCGCCCGCTATCGCGGCGTACGCAAGAACGTCTTTGACTTGCGTCGCGCTGCCGCCCTTCAGAACATCGAGTCGTGGCAACGGCTCTCCGCGCCCAGTCTGCAGAAGGGGGGCCCGGTGACTGGCTCCTAA
- a CDS encoding DUF2381 family protein: protein MFQPLRLSLALVLLWGTAAPGEPAPGERIERARTVTVARGPDEPFPEVHVAGDVPTLLLFPSPIQKKSLTFDESKIRIRDAGEFTIVLQAVRDFREGERHEIGVFFADGRVPSRATFVLVTDPKEVDTRIDVQRPEPPVAPCPNEARPRVPLPEDFVLLGYVDKAGVTVVPIKDVEDAAQGLNASSGHFYRGQGWALVSLKIDNHSTKPKWAPREAKFTGARGSSFQARLVVDGEGMIKPGAYVRVLAVVDEPMLSTDTHFTLELRGDDGRSLRVPDVRFPKFVMGGEQ from the coding sequence TTGTTCCAACCGCTTAGATTGTCCCTGGCGCTCGTGCTCCTCTGGGGGACTGCGGCACCAGGTGAGCCCGCGCCTGGGGAGCGCATTGAGCGCGCGCGGACCGTCACCGTCGCGAGAGGCCCCGACGAGCCGTTTCCAGAGGTTCACGTCGCGGGGGATGTGCCCACGCTGCTCCTCTTTCCCTCGCCGATTCAGAAGAAGAGCCTCACCTTCGACGAGTCGAAGATCCGGATTCGAGACGCGGGCGAATTCACGATCGTCCTTCAAGCCGTGAGGGACTTTCGAGAGGGCGAGCGCCACGAGATTGGGGTCTTCTTCGCAGACGGGAGGGTGCCGTCGCGGGCCACCTTCGTGCTTGTCACCGACCCAAAGGAAGTGGACACCCGGATCGACGTGCAGCGCCCCGAGCCGCCCGTCGCGCCGTGCCCAAACGAAGCTCGGCCCCGCGTGCCGCTGCCGGAGGATTTCGTGTTGCTCGGCTATGTGGATAAAGCGGGCGTGACAGTGGTGCCCATTAAGGATGTTGAGGATGCGGCTCAGGGCCTTAACGCAAGCTCGGGGCACTTCTATCGCGGTCAGGGTTGGGCCCTGGTGTCGCTAAAGATTGATAATCACTCCACGAAACCCAAGTGGGCACCGCGAGAAGCAAAGTTTACGGGAGCACGAGGGTCGTCGTTTCAGGCGCGGCTGGTGGTGGACGGTGAAGGCATGATCAAGCCTGGGGCGTATGTGAGAGTGCTTGCCGTAGTGGACGAACCCATGCTGAGCACTGACACTCACTTCACGCTTGAGTTGCGTGGGGACGATGGCCGCAGTCTTCGGGTTCCGGACGTGCGCTTCCCGAAGTTTGTCATGGGAGGAGAACAATGA
- a CDS encoding serine/threonine protein kinase, with amino-acid sequence MTATLFRLPSGTVVDGWRVSRELGNGGFAVVFLVEKNGKPHALKVARHRETSGDDKQTHARMVREATTLLMLDHPNIIRHRGYGYAETGNMYVALEYVDGWTLAEWKERKHPTIHEILRVFVKLASALSYMHERGVLHRDLKLVNVLIRKSDGEPIIIDFGCATYTLAEDLTEEGLPPGTERFRAPEQFKFLREHKNEHRARYAFKVADEIFALGAMLYELLTDPRPTEHNRRVSLNNPLMPPPPACEVNPRIPDQLSELVEKILSRDPSKRPVDTEALRRELEEHLERSGAEYMVPAHAPSAQWSPEPSGVGGPLLEPSSGPRPRKVATKTLAAGAAVVAALAAAATFWFVPEDVPALPPLPHSSPRTTSPPDMSLPSPAPMVLPSATDVGQKEGSTVKMTTPEVSTQGRPTRVRNKVSAAECAGLSLVAALAAGCPSSQIRPESFTCPAGAARAMVNELHWRENDEFLLTLDDRHDREGRAWFTPGSEVVGVVPKIEGHDRRQLEVAPPGTRFYGKAYYLSDKMGRADGPALVIRYDRVKLPGQDEQPICFVVESRSYGFKDGRVQARNQNVGYVVDRWP; translated from the coding sequence ATGACAGCGACTCTGTTCAGGCTGCCGTCAGGCACTGTTGTTGACGGCTGGCGCGTTTCAAGGGAGCTCGGCAACGGTGGGTTTGCCGTCGTCTTCTTGGTGGAGAAGAACGGCAAGCCGCATGCGCTCAAGGTGGCGCGCCACCGCGAAACCAGCGGGGATGACAAGCAGACGCATGCCCGGATGGTGCGTGAGGCGACAACACTCCTCATGTTGGACCATCCCAACATCATCCGGCACAGGGGGTATGGATACGCTGAAACGGGCAACATGTATGTCGCGTTGGAATATGTGGACGGATGGACGCTGGCGGAGTGGAAGGAGCGCAAGCACCCCACGATCCACGAGATCTTGCGAGTCTTTGTCAAGCTCGCTTCCGCGCTGTCGTACATGCATGAGCGGGGTGTACTTCATCGGGATTTGAAGCTGGTCAACGTCTTGATCCGGAAGAGCGACGGAGAGCCCATCATCATCGACTTTGGCTGCGCGACCTACACGCTGGCCGAAGACCTGACGGAAGAGGGGCTCCCCCCGGGGACGGAACGCTTTCGCGCGCCCGAGCAGTTCAAGTTCCTGCGTGAGCACAAGAACGAGCACCGGGCGCGGTATGCCTTCAAGGTGGCCGACGAGATTTTCGCGCTGGGAGCCATGCTCTATGAGCTGCTGACGGACCCGCGACCGACAGAACATAACCGGCGTGTGTCCCTGAACAACCCCCTGATGCCGCCGCCCCCAGCATGCGAGGTGAACCCTCGGATTCCCGATCAGCTCAGCGAGTTGGTCGAGAAGATTCTTTCCCGGGACCCCTCTAAGCGCCCCGTGGACACCGAGGCCCTGCGTCGCGAGTTGGAAGAGCACTTGGAGCGCTCGGGGGCCGAGTACATGGTGCCCGCACATGCCCCGTCGGCACAGTGGTCGCCCGAGCCTTCCGGGGTTGGGGGACCTCTTTTGGAGCCTTCCAGCGGCCCCAGGCCGCGCAAGGTGGCCACAAAGACGCTGGCCGCAGGTGCTGCAGTGGTCGCTGCCCTGGCTGCGGCGGCGACGTTCTGGTTCGTCCCTGAGGATGTTCCCGCCCTGCCTCCTCTCCCCCATTCCTCACCGCGCACGACATCTCCCCCTGATATGTCCCTCCCGAGCCCCGCGCCGATGGTCCTCCCCTCGGCGACGGACGTTGGCCAGAAGGAAGGTTCCACCGTGAAGATGACAACACCTGAAGTTTCGACCCAAGGGCGCCCCACGCGTGTGCGCAACAAGGTCAGTGCTGCCGAATGCGCGGGGCTGTCCCTCGTTGCAGCACTGGCAGCGGGCTGCCCCAGTTCTCAAATCCGGCCCGAGTCCTTCACCTGTCCGGCCGGTGCAGCTCGGGCCATGGTGAATGAGCTTCACTGGAGAGAGAACGATGAGTTCCTGCTCACTCTCGACGACCGGCACGACCGTGAAGGGAGAGCTTGGTTCACCCCCGGCTCAGAAGTGGTGGGGGTTGTTCCGAAGATAGAGGGGCACGACCGGAGACAGCTCGAAGTGGCCCCCCCTGGGACCCGCTTCTACGGGAAGGCTTACTATCTCTCCGACAAGATGGGCCGCGCGGACGGGCCTGCGCTGGTCATCCGGTACGACCGCGTGAAGCTCCCTGGTCAAGACGAGCAACCCATCTGCTTCGTCGTAGAGAGCCGCTCCTATGGGTTCAAGGACGGTCGCGTACAGGCCAGGAACCAAAACGTGGGCTACGTTGTGGACCGATGGCCCTGA
- a CDS encoding serine/threonine protein kinase: MTAKSFVLPRGAILFEMNQVHYEFREDLGEVYPGVHLLVARRRINEHRLNRVLVKALSVASASPFPKVKRARAKLEEQVRLTKFLVHPGIFEVHGLQKTQGTWYVVCEYPTGNTLSALLNLVGVCRHWYTPLFTMFIGARVADVLAYAHAAKDDQGRPLNTVHRAIDAEHIYLNWKGIVRVADFGLSLSDLPGRVPSTVNRPQGDGFYCSPEILLGKRADARSDLFSLGVLMLELATGKNLLYAPDEVTEKVKASLTPSQLRRVKRAIERVHLSGGPPLLEDAIWRAATYTQADLERLTARLPESLRVTLCKLLHPVPAQRFQTAAELVEHLRHWLGGTAFSQADVLDELKSVMDEAGRKMAGTELAHTLDENTTA, encoded by the coding sequence ATGACGGCAAAAAGCTTCGTACTTCCGAGAGGGGCCATCCTCTTCGAGATGAACCAAGTTCACTATGAGTTCCGTGAAGACTTGGGAGAGGTTTATCCTGGGGTTCACCTCCTTGTGGCGCGACGACGCATCAATGAGCATCGCCTTAACAGGGTGCTGGTCAAGGCGCTGAGCGTTGCGAGTGCGTCGCCGTTTCCCAAAGTGAAGAGGGCGCGGGCGAAGTTGGAAGAGCAGGTTCGCCTCACAAAGTTTCTTGTTCATCCGGGGATTTTTGAAGTCCACGGTTTACAGAAAACCCAAGGGACTTGGTACGTGGTCTGCGAGTACCCAACCGGAAACACCTTGAGTGCGTTGCTCAACCTCGTAGGAGTGTGCCGACACTGGTACACGCCGCTCTTCACCATGTTCATCGGTGCTCGCGTGGCGGACGTGTTGGCGTACGCGCACGCGGCAAAGGACGATCAGGGGCGCCCCTTGAACACCGTTCACCGGGCCATCGATGCGGAGCACATCTACCTGAATTGGAAGGGCATTGTTCGAGTCGCCGACTTCGGACTCTCCCTTTCCGACTTGCCGGGCCGCGTGCCATCCACCGTCAACCGTCCGCAGGGGGATGGCTTCTACTGCTCACCGGAAATTCTTCTGGGCAAGCGTGCCGACGCTCGCTCGGATCTGTTCTCCCTGGGCGTGCTCATGCTCGAACTGGCCACGGGTAAGAACCTCCTCTATGCCCCCGATGAGGTGACGGAAAAGGTGAAAGCGTCCCTCACGCCGTCACAGCTCCGCCGAGTCAAGCGCGCCATCGAACGGGTACATCTTTCGGGAGGCCCCCCCCTTCTGGAGGATGCGATTTGGCGCGCGGCTACCTACACGCAAGCGGACTTGGAGCGGTTGACGGCAAGGCTCCCTGAGAGCCTGCGCGTAACGCTGTGCAAGCTTCTTCACCCCGTGCCTGCGCAGCGCTTCCAGACAGCAGCAGAGCTGGTGGAGCATTTGCGCCACTGGCTTGGCGGGACTGCTTTTAGCCAAGCCGACGTGCTCGATGAGCTGAAGAGCGTCATGGATGAGGCTGGGAGGAAGATGGCAGGGACAGAGTTGGCGCATACCCTGGACGAGAACACCACGGCGTAG
- a CDS encoding protein kinase has translation MTRRKLLHPEWEKRYQTAGELVVALRRWLGELNLSPADAVEELEGVMNEASARWAREGVERALSARRKPHHSALSIDRQRGS, from the coding sequence ATGACGCGGCGCAAGCTCCTCCATCCCGAGTGGGAGAAGCGCTATCAGACGGCAGGGGAATTGGTGGTTGCTCTGCGCCGCTGGCTCGGAGAGCTGAACTTGAGCCCCGCCGATGCGGTCGAGGAACTGGAAGGCGTCATGAATGAGGCTTCGGCGCGCTGGGCCAGGGAGGGAGTGGAACGCGCTCTTTCCGCTAGAAGAAAGCCCCACCATTCGGCTCTCAGCATTGATCGTCAGAGAGGCTCGTGA
- a CDS encoding imm11 family protein → MEHHFYWIRLGDVPQWLIESPEPASGGAFDEPWMFSDGRVLPQPGPIKALISHPGEKRTFVFAGVESTPTVNEAVANVFRTLAPTDVQIFPVSIEGESERHFVVNVTKVVDCIDEARCQEVQHYPEGSFPEYEGEYRWIYGLRIAPSKTEGAHVFRLMKFKTAFIVSEDIKNALEQVGNLGVSFERVTGSHEPL, encoded by the coding sequence GTGGAGCATCATTTCTATTGGATAAGACTTGGTGACGTACCTCAGTGGCTCATCGAATCTCCTGAGCCTGCATCTGGTGGTGCGTTCGACGAGCCTTGGATGTTCTCAGACGGCCGCGTGCTTCCACAACCTGGTCCCATCAAGGCCCTGATTTCACATCCTGGCGAGAAGCGTACGTTCGTGTTCGCAGGGGTAGAGAGTACTCCCACCGTCAATGAAGCCGTCGCGAATGTCTTCAGGACATTGGCTCCCACCGACGTTCAGATTTTCCCAGTGTCGATAGAGGGAGAGTCTGAACGGCACTTCGTCGTCAACGTCACCAAGGTGGTTGATTGCATAGACGAAGCGCGATGCCAAGAAGTACAGCACTATCCCGAGGGCTCCTTTCCTGAGTATGAAGGAGAGTACCGTTGGATCTACGGCCTGCGAATCGCCCCCTCGAAGACAGAGGGCGCCCACGTCTTTCGGCTGATGAAGTTCAAGACAGCATTCATCGTATCAGAGGATATTAAGAACGCGCTCGAACAGGTCGGGAACCTGGGAGTATCGTTTGAGCGCGTGACCGGCTCTCACGAGCCTCTCTGA
- a CDS encoding AHH domain-containing protein, whose protein sequence is MRLLGVFASLLLIGGCATTRVVHVDVGDGRQVVHESLEVGPVRVSEDEFKAALTHLILDVRMDVAFRETDAADQRGWIRSRTLLASSRGIADSGSGSSPESLYARICPDGDDCLTLVGGTGLTFSRKDRTLMALSFALDSVWESVEAEAGKVLNPAALKAMVTSAALTLLLTMILPEPVTKVLAVALTAAMVAYLGIVPVWEIGRGFVRLWDDAERATTLIELQDVGHRFGKVLGTNGTRVLVLVVMAALGGKSALAAQGPKLPGFPQAALRAQAEAGFQLGAALNGGVTSIAMPTAGVLNVTLAPGATAAVAMYSNDIRGDSEGPVHHICTNKNLASTASGGPWTPQCERIFKKAGMSLEDAANKVRLNGHEGPHPERYHSEVVQRLQRSVSRCRTTETCRAELMEELAKIANELLLPNSPLRRLIVKVEG, encoded by the coding sequence GTGCGATTACTGGGAGTCTTCGCGTCATTGCTTCTTATAGGTGGATGTGCGACCACGCGCGTCGTCCACGTTGATGTTGGAGACGGCAGACAGGTGGTCCACGAGTCTTTGGAGGTTGGCCCAGTCCGGGTGAGTGAGGACGAGTTCAAGGCGGCCCTCACGCACCTCATCCTTGACGTGCGCATGGACGTTGCGTTCCGCGAAACGGATGCAGCGGATCAGCGAGGATGGATTCGCTCCAGGACGCTGCTCGCATCATCGAGGGGAATCGCGGACTCCGGCTCGGGGAGTTCACCTGAGTCCTTGTATGCGCGCATCTGCCCCGATGGGGACGACTGCTTGACCCTCGTGGGCGGGACGGGTCTGACTTTCTCGCGCAAGGACCGCACGTTGATGGCGCTCTCGTTCGCGCTCGACAGCGTGTGGGAGAGCGTCGAGGCAGAGGCCGGCAAAGTGCTGAATCCAGCAGCTCTCAAGGCCATGGTGACCTCGGCCGCGCTGACACTTCTCCTCACGATGATCCTTCCTGAACCGGTCACCAAGGTCCTTGCGGTCGCATTGACGGCGGCCATGGTGGCTTACCTGGGCATTGTTCCGGTCTGGGAGATTGGCCGAGGCTTCGTCAGGCTGTGGGACGATGCGGAGAGAGCGACGACTCTCATCGAATTGCAGGACGTCGGCCACCGCTTCGGAAAGGTGCTCGGTACGAATGGCACGCGCGTATTGGTTCTCGTCGTCATGGCGGCTCTCGGCGGAAAGAGCGCGCTGGCGGCCCAGGGTCCGAAGCTCCCGGGCTTTCCGCAGGCCGCGCTCCGAGCGCAGGCCGAGGCAGGATTCCAGCTCGGGGCGGCACTGAACGGCGGCGTGACTTCCATCGCGATGCCTACTGCTGGAGTGCTGAACGTCACGCTGGCTCCTGGGGCCACTGCCGCCGTCGCGATGTACTCGAACGATATTCGTGGCGACTCCGAAGGCCCGGTCCACCACATCTGCACGAACAAGAACCTGGCTTCGACTGCTTCTGGAGGGCCGTGGACGCCACAGTGCGAGAGGATTTTCAAGAAGGCGGGCATGTCACTTGAGGACGCAGCGAACAAAGTGCGACTCAATGGCCATGAAGGGCCTCACCCCGAGCGCTACCACAGTGAGGTGGTTCAGCGTCTTCAGCGCTCTGTTTCGCGATGCCGGACGACTGAGACCTGTCGGGCCGAGCTGATGGAGGAGCTTGCGAAGATAGCCAATGAGCTTCTACTTCCGAACTCTCCATTGCGGCGTCTCATTGTGAAGGTGGAGGGGTGA